The window TCCGGGTGCTCGAGTGCTGCCGGCTCCGCGTCCAGGACCTCGACTTCGCGACCAACCAGATCGTCGTCCGCGGCGGCAAGGGCGACAAGGACCGAGTCACCATGCTCCCGGGCGTCGCCCGGGCCGGTCTCCTGGAACACCTCGAGGCCGTCCGCGCCCAGCATCGGCGGGACCTGGCCGTGGGGGCCGGCTGGGTCGAACTGCCGACCGCCCTCGCCAGGAAGTACCCGAACGCCGGGCGCGAGTGGGTGTGGCAGTGGGTCTTCCCCGCTACCCGCATCTACCGGGACCGGCTCACCGGCCAGCGGCGCCGCCATCACCTGCACGAGTCGGTGCTCCAGCGCGCCGTCAAGGCCGCGGTCCGCAAGGCCGGGCTCGCCAAGCGCGCGAGCCCCCACACCCTGCGCCACTCGTTCGCCACGCATCTGCTCGAGGACGGCCACGATATCCGCACCGTCCAGGAGCTGCTCGGACACCGGGACGTGAGCACCACCATGATCTACACCCACGTCCTGAATCGCGGGCCGGCCGCCGTGAGGAGCCCGGCGGACCGGATGTTCGGCGGCTCATGACCACGGCGGCGGCCTTGGAGAGTATACGCATCGGGATACGCTGCGCGACGTCGCGGCCTATCTCGACCCGCGCGGCTCGCTCCGTGCGGACGCAAGTCGCTGGATCGAAAGGCCGGGGAGCCTGTCGAAGAGGGCGGTTCCACCTCGGTATACGCTGCAGAACCTCGCAGGCGTTGCGGTATTACGCAGATCAGCCTATCCAGTGGCCGAATTGTAGTTAGGTAACGCAAAGGGGGGGGGTCATGTGGGAGAAACTGAAGGGCGCGGGTGCCGTCGTGGCTGGGATCGCGATCTTTCTCGGCATCGCCTTGCTCATCGCGCTCTTCATTCACGGGGGCGCTTGGCTCGGCGAAAAGATCTATCCGTGGCTGGTCACAATCTCGAGCATCGCGCTCGCTATTGTGATCTTCGTTCTCTTACCTCTCGTGCTTTTCCGGAAAACGCGTGGGTTTTCCGGCACCGGTCTCATGATCGCGTCGTTCATCTTCGGGTTCACGCTCTGGGTATGGAGCCTGCTGCTCACCTACCACCTATGGGGCGCGATTGCCGTCTTCATTGGGCTTTTCCTCATGGGTGTCGGTGTCGTGCCTATTGCCATGCTCGCCACCCTATTTAAGGGCATGTGGTCAACGCTTGGCGAGTTGGTCGTACTCACTGTGCTTACGTTCGGCACCAGGTTTGCCGGGGCGTGGGCCACCGCAAAAGCCGATGAGTATTGAGGTGCGTTACCTAACCGCGCGCTCAACGCGGACGCGCCGCAAGCGGCGCGCCGGTTAGCGCGAACGTTCGGCGGAC is drawn from Dehalococcoidia bacterium and contains these coding sequences:
- a CDS encoding integron integrase; amino-acid sequence: MLAWRRVRTRIMGSVESSARACYPTLSAGGGRLTLWSFRESGPPEPPKPRLLDRVRQALRARHLSRRTEEAYVAWIRRFIVFHDKRHPAGMGAPEVTKFLTSLAVDGRVAASTQNQALSALLFLYKDVLAIDLPWLDGIVRAKRPERLPVVLTREEVRAVLQSLDGVPRLMACLLYGAGLRVLECCRLRVQDLDFATNQIVVRGGKGDKDRVTMLPGVARAGLLEHLEAVRAQHRRDLAVGAGWVELPTALARKYPNAGREWVWQWVFPATRIYRDRLTGQRRRHHLHESVLQRAVKAAVRKAGLAKRASPHTLRHSFATHLLEDGHDIRTVQELLGHRDVSTTMIYTHVLNRGPAAVRSPADRMFGGS